In Herbaspirillum seropedicae, a single window of DNA contains:
- a CDS encoding 4-aminobutyrate--2-oxoglutarate transaminase: MTSKANNQELQQRKNAATPRGVGVMCDFYAERAANAELWDVEGRRFIDFAAGIAVLNTGHRHPKLLDAMRAQMDKFTHTAYQIVPYASYVELAERINRLTPGNYPKKTAFFSTGAEAVENAIKIARAHTGRPGVIAFAGGFHGRTMMGMALTGKVAPYKLGFGPFPGDVFHAPYPSALHGITSEDALEAVKGLFKSDIEAKRVAAIILEPVQGEGGFYAAPADFMRGLRALCDEHGILLIADEVQSGYGRTGKLFAMEHYDVLPDLMTMAKSLAGGMPLSAVNGRAEIMDAPAPGGLGGTYAGNPLAIASALAVLDVMEEEQLVTRGQRLGDKLQEHLKELRSSVPQIAEVRGVGAMVAVEFADPATGKPDAEYTKKVQQHALNNGLLLLTCGSYGNVIRFLFPLTIPDTVMDEALGILAKAIRLA; encoded by the coding sequence ATGACCAGCAAGGCCAACAACCAAGAGCTGCAACAACGAAAGAACGCCGCTACCCCGCGCGGCGTGGGCGTGATGTGCGACTTCTACGCCGAGCGCGCAGCCAATGCCGAGTTGTGGGATGTGGAGGGCCGCCGCTTCATCGACTTCGCTGCCGGCATCGCCGTTCTCAATACCGGCCATCGTCATCCCAAGCTGCTCGACGCCATGCGCGCGCAGATGGACAAGTTCACCCACACGGCCTACCAGATCGTGCCCTACGCCAGCTACGTGGAACTGGCCGAGCGCATCAACCGCCTCACGCCGGGCAACTATCCGAAGAAGACCGCCTTCTTCTCCACCGGCGCCGAAGCGGTGGAAAACGCCATCAAGATCGCCCGCGCCCACACGGGCCGTCCGGGCGTGATCGCCTTTGCCGGCGGCTTCCATGGCCGCACCATGATGGGCATGGCGCTCACCGGCAAGGTCGCGCCCTACAAGCTGGGTTTCGGCCCCTTCCCCGGTGACGTCTTCCATGCCCCCTACCCCAGCGCGCTGCACGGCATCACCAGCGAAGATGCGCTGGAAGCCGTCAAGGGCCTCTTCAAGAGCGACATCGAAGCCAAGCGCGTCGCGGCCATCATCCTGGAACCGGTGCAGGGCGAAGGCGGCTTCTACGCCGCCCCGGCCGACTTCATGCGCGGCCTGCGCGCCCTCTGCGACGAACACGGCATCCTGCTGATCGCCGACGAAGTGCAGTCCGGCTATGGCCGTACCGGCAAGTTGTTTGCGATGGAACATTACGATGTCCTGCCCGACCTGATGACCATGGCCAAGAGCCTGGCGGGCGGCATGCCGCTGTCGGCGGTCAATGGCCGCGCCGAGATCATGGATGCGCCGGCCCCTGGCGGCCTGGGCGGCACCTACGCGGGCAACCCGCTGGCCATCGCCTCGGCGCTGGCGGTGCTGGACGTGATGGAAGAAGAACAGCTGGTGACGCGTGGCCAGCGCCTGGGCGACAAGCTGCAGGAGCACCTGAAGGAACTGCGTTCATCCGTGCCGCAGATCGCCGAAGTGCGTGGCGTGGGCGCGATGGTGGCGGTGGAGTTTGCCGATCCGGCCACCGGCAAGCCCGATGCCGAGTACACCAAGAAGGTCCAGCAGCATGCGCTCAACAACGGCTTGCTGCTGCTGACCTGCGGCAGCTACGGTAACGTGATCCGCTTCTTGTTCCCGCTGACGATTCCCGATACCGTCATGGACGAAGCGCTGGGCATCCTGGCCAAGGCTATCCGGCTGGCCTGA
- a CDS encoding PLP-dependent aminotransferase family protein has product MKIASLSDYLLLRINRPAAKAAPGKAKAGSAPESGAAKPAPRTPVNRQIYQLIREAILAHTLPAGMQLPSSRDLALELGSSRNTVTYAYEQLLAEGYLESRPGAGTFVADTAPDQIPEAVERPEPLTDPSGKSELSARGAMLTRQAGVGERQWGAFMPGVPDVTCVPYKIWGRLQNKHWRRSNADLLTYGPGAGYAGLREQIAEYLRVARSVNCTPSQVLITTGIHQSLDIVVKLLGEHGDSAWVEDPCYWGTRSVLNSLGIQSVPIAVDQEGMRMRLANLRRPPRFICTTPSHQYPLGMVMSLSRRRMLLEYAATHKVWIIEDDYDSEFRYGGRPLASLQGMDTQDRVLYMGTFSKIMFPGLRIGFLVVPESLARAFSTGIAELYRNGQVFLQATLADFMAEGHFASHIRKMRVLYAERLQLLQQSINRHFGEKMTITGGEAGLHLVLGLPQECDDVLICEQALAAGIVVRPLSRYYMHARGARRGLLLGYASVPNDEIARAFDKLAAVIKPHLA; this is encoded by the coding sequence TTGAAAATCGCCTCGCTCTCCGATTACCTGCTGCTGCGCATCAATCGTCCCGCGGCCAAAGCCGCTCCAGGCAAGGCAAAAGCCGGCTCCGCGCCCGAAAGCGGTGCAGCGAAACCCGCTCCGCGCACGCCCGTGAATCGGCAGATCTACCAGTTGATTCGCGAAGCCATCCTGGCGCATACCTTGCCGGCGGGGATGCAATTGCCTTCCTCCCGCGATCTCGCCCTGGAATTGGGCAGTTCCCGCAACACCGTCACCTATGCCTACGAACAATTGCTGGCCGAGGGTTACCTCGAGAGCCGCCCCGGCGCGGGTACTTTCGTGGCCGATACCGCCCCGGACCAGATTCCCGAAGCGGTGGAGCGCCCTGAACCGCTGACCGATCCCTCGGGCAAGTCCGAACTCTCTGCCCGCGGGGCCATGCTCACGCGCCAGGCCGGAGTCGGAGAGCGGCAGTGGGGCGCCTTCATGCCGGGCGTGCCGGACGTGACCTGCGTGCCCTACAAGATCTGGGGCCGCCTGCAGAACAAGCACTGGCGCCGCTCCAACGCCGACCTGCTGACCTATGGCCCCGGCGCGGGCTATGCCGGGCTGCGCGAGCAGATCGCCGAGTACCTGCGCGTGGCGCGCTCGGTCAATTGCACGCCCTCGCAAGTGCTCATCACCACCGGCATCCACCAGTCGCTGGACATCGTGGTCAAGCTGCTGGGCGAACATGGCGACAGCGCCTGGGTGGAGGACCCCTGCTATTGGGGTACGCGCAGCGTGCTCAATTCGCTGGGCATCCAATCGGTGCCCATTGCGGTCGATCAGGAGGGCATGCGTATGCGCCTGGCCAACCTGCGCCGGCCACCGCGCTTCATCTGCACCACGCCCTCGCACCAGTATCCGCTGGGCATGGTGATGAGCCTGTCGCGGCGGCGCATGCTGCTGGAGTACGCCGCCACCCACAAGGTCTGGATCATCGAAGACGACTATGACAGCGAATTCCGTTATGGCGGCAGGCCGCTGGCGTCGCTGCAGGGCATGGACACGCAGGACCGGGTGCTGTACATGGGGACCTTCAGCAAGATCATGTTCCCCGGTTTGCGCATCGGTTTCCTGGTAGTGCCCGAGTCCCTGGCGCGCGCCTTTTCCACCGGCATCGCCGAGCTCTACCGCAATGGCCAGGTGTTCTTGCAGGCCACGCTGGCCGACTTCATGGCCGAAGGGCATTTCGCCTCGCACATCCGCAAGATGCGCGTGCTCTACGCCGAGCGGCTGCAATTGCTGCAGCAGTCGATCAACCGTCATTTCGGCGAAAAGATGACCATTACCGGCGGCGAGGCTGGCCTGCACCTGGTGCTGGGCCTGCCGCAGGAGTGCGACGACGTGCTCATCTGCGAACAGGCCCTGGCCGCCGGCATCGTGGTGCGCCCGCTGTCGCGCTACTACATGCATGCCCGCGGGGCGCGGCGCGGCCTGTTGCTGGGCTACGCCAGTGTTCCCAATGATGAGATTGCGCGGGCTTTCGACAAGCTGGCGGCAGTGATCAAGCCGCATCTGGCGTAG
- a CDS encoding zinc-binding alcohol dehydrogenase family protein, producing the protein MKAILTQPQSPLISAPDALIETTLPDPTPGEHDLLVEVKAISVNPVDTKIRASAKEARVLGWDVSGVVRAVGPAVTLFAPGDEVFYAGSITRPGANSELHVVDERIVGRKPSSLGHADAAAIPLTAITAWELLFDRVAVAEGGGQGQHLLIIGAAGGVGSMLTQLARKLTQLTVIGTASRPETAHWVGELGAHHVIDHSQPLKPQLEKLGIPEVGIVISLTHTDQHYAQIIDVLAPQGQLALIDDPASLDAMPLKRKSISLHWELMFTRSMFQTPDMIRQHELLQRVSQLLDQGVLRTTTGEHYGRIDAANLRRAHGLLESGKAKGKIVLEGF; encoded by the coding sequence ATGAAAGCCATCCTCACCCAACCGCAATCCCCGCTCATCAGCGCCCCGGACGCCCTGATCGAGACCACCTTGCCCGACCCCACCCCGGGCGAACATGACCTGCTGGTGGAGGTCAAGGCCATCTCGGTCAATCCCGTCGATACCAAGATCCGCGCCAGCGCCAAGGAAGCCCGCGTACTGGGCTGGGACGTCAGCGGCGTGGTGCGCGCGGTCGGCCCCGCCGTGACCTTGTTTGCGCCGGGCGACGAGGTCTTCTATGCCGGTTCGATTACCCGTCCGGGCGCCAACAGCGAGTTGCACGTGGTCGATGAACGCATCGTCGGCCGCAAGCCGTCCAGCCTCGGCCACGCCGATGCCGCCGCCATCCCGCTGACCGCCATTACCGCCTGGGAATTGCTGTTCGACCGGGTGGCTGTGGCCGAAGGTGGCGGGCAGGGCCAGCACCTGCTGATCATCGGCGCGGCCGGCGGCGTCGGTTCCATGCTGACGCAACTGGCGCGCAAGCTCACGCAACTGACCGTGATCGGCACCGCCTCCCGTCCCGAGACGGCGCACTGGGTGGGCGAGCTGGGCGCGCACCATGTGATCGATCACAGCCAGCCGCTCAAGCCGCAGCTGGAGAAGCTGGGCATCCCCGAGGTCGGTATCGTCATCAGCCTGACCCATACTGACCAGCACTACGCGCAGATCATCGATGTCCTCGCCCCGCAGGGCCAGCTGGCGCTCATCGATGATCCCGCCTCGCTGGACGCGATGCCGCTCAAGCGCAAGAGCATTTCCCTGCACTGGGAGCTGATGTTTACGCGCTCGATGTTCCAGACGCCCGACATGATCCGGCAACATGAACTGCTGCAACGGGTCTCGCAACTGCTGGACCAGGGCGTGCTGCGCACCACTACCGGCGAACATTACGGACGCATCGACGCAGCCAACCTGCGGCGCGCGCATGGCTTGCTGGAGTCGGGCAAGGCGAAGGGGAAGATTGTGCTGGAAGGGTTCTGA
- a CDS encoding hemolysin family protein: protein MENILLIVVAFFLVALNGFFVAAEFSLVKLRQTRIRAIAKTQGMRGRILAVVHNQLDAYLSACQLGITLASLGLGWIGEPAFARILEPLFSLAGVTNQELIHGVSFVFAFFVISFLHIVAGELAPKSMAIRSPEKLGLWCAMPLYGFYWGMYPLIWVLNASSNWLLRVAGLGAGHGHDAHYSSDELKLILRAGNKSGKNGKFTRDEWNVLTQSLNFAELDVADIMRPASEIVALGDDKSLEENLDIIYRNRYSRYPYYDAERQQVLGLVHLKDVFLAQQDGRAIANLKDYLRPVQYISPALPALDLLRRFRTGSPHFAVIGKKGQPPAGFITLDNMLSLLVGEIRDEFRHNTGEWTRQDDGTLLGKGSLPIVTLENMLGIDIEYDDSIDSVGGLVMEKLGDLPKEGQKIDFPAFDVVIKRMSGPKIVLVKVYPKLQEARE, encoded by the coding sequence TTGGAAAACATATTACTGATCGTCGTGGCCTTCTTCCTGGTCGCGTTGAACGGTTTTTTCGTTGCAGCAGAATTCAGTCTGGTCAAGTTGCGGCAAACGCGCATCCGGGCCATCGCAAAGACACAAGGCATGCGCGGCCGCATCCTGGCCGTGGTCCACAACCAGCTCGACGCCTACCTCTCGGCCTGCCAGCTGGGCATCACCCTGGCTTCGCTGGGCCTGGGCTGGATCGGTGAACCGGCCTTTGCCCGCATCCTCGAACCTCTCTTCTCCCTGGCCGGCGTGACCAACCAGGAACTGATCCACGGCGTATCCTTCGTGTTCGCCTTCTTCGTCATTTCCTTCCTGCACATCGTGGCCGGTGAACTGGCCCCCAAGTCCATGGCCATCCGCAGCCCCGAAAAGCTCGGCCTGTGGTGCGCCATGCCGCTCTATGGTTTCTACTGGGGCATGTATCCGCTGATCTGGGTGCTCAACGCCAGCTCCAACTGGCTCTTGCGCGTGGCAGGCCTGGGTGCGGGCCATGGTCATGACGCCCACTATTCGTCCGACGAACTCAAGCTCATCCTGCGCGCCGGCAACAAGAGCGGCAAGAACGGCAAGTTCACCCGCGACGAATGGAATGTGCTGACGCAAAGCCTGAACTTCGCCGAGCTGGACGTGGCCGACATCATGCGTCCGGCCAGCGAGATCGTGGCGCTGGGCGATGACAAGAGCCTCGAAGAGAACCTCGACATCATCTACCGCAACCGTTATTCGCGTTACCCCTACTACGACGCCGAGCGCCAGCAAGTGCTGGGACTGGTGCACCTCAAGGATGTCTTCCTGGCGCAGCAGGATGGCCGCGCCATCGCCAACCTCAAGGACTACCTGCGCCCGGTGCAGTACATCTCGCCGGCCCTGCCGGCGCTGGACCTGCTGCGACGCTTCCGCACCGGCAGCCCGCACTTCGCCGTCATCGGCAAGAAGGGCCAGCCGCCGGCCGGCTTCATCACGCTGGACAATATGTTGAGCCTGCTGGTGGGTGAGATCCGCGACGAGTTCCGCCACAACACCGGCGAATGGACCCGCCAGGACGACGGCACCCTGCTGGGCAAGGGCAGCCTGCCCATCGTCACGCTGGAAAACATGCTGGGCATCGACATCGAATACGACGATAGCATCGACTCCGTCGGCGGCCTGGTCATGGAAAAACTGGGCGACCTGCCCAAGGAAGGGCAGAAGATCGACTTTCCGGCCTTTGATGTGGTCATCAAGCGCATGTCGGGGCCGAAGATTGTGCTGGTGAAGGTCTATCCCAAGCTGCAGGAAGCGAGAGAGTAA
- a CDS encoding helix-turn-helix domain-containing protein, which yields MNASKKAVGQRIKRARLAIGFSQRKFATVLGTLPNHICQIEQGRCMPGSRLLHGMHVQFNIDINWLLTGQHQPFRLNSQEMGLRMLLHHYTRADETGKHLLCSAACLLATGEPLPDDAPVLPPETAAMEQGELSDG from the coding sequence ATGAATGCATCCAAAAAGGCCGTCGGCCAGCGCATCAAGCGCGCCCGACTGGCCATCGGCTTCAGCCAGCGCAAATTCGCCACTGTGCTTGGGACCTTGCCCAACCACATCTGCCAGATCGAACAAGGACGCTGTATGCCCGGCAGCCGTCTGCTGCACGGCATGCATGTGCAATTCAACATCGACATCAACTGGCTCCTGACGGGCCAGCATCAGCCGTTCCGGCTCAATTCGCAGGAAATGGGCTTGCGCATGCTGCTTCACCACTACACCCGTGCAGACGAAACCGGCAAGCACCTCCTGTGCTCCGCGGCCTGCCTGCTGGCTACGGGCGAGCCACTCCCCGATGATGCGCCTGTGCTGCCGCCCGAGACGGCGGCGATGGAGCAAGGGGAGCTCTCTGATGGATGA